In Patescibacteria group bacterium, a single window of DNA contains:
- a CDS encoding pilin, translating to MNPPEPLTGLQNIFSNIVSIAIGLAGIGFFVMFVVGGFNYLTAGGDERKVQGARQTLTYAIGGLVLIALAYLILKLISDFTGITGILNFQIQQNP from the coding sequence ATGAACCCACCAGAACCTTTGACTGGACTACAAAATATCTTTAGCAATATTGTTTCAATTGCTATTGGGCTTGCTGGAATTGGTTTTTTTGTGATGTTTGTTGTAGGAGGATTTAATTACTTAACAGCAGGCGGTGATGAGCGAAAAGTACAAGGAGCAAGACAAACGCTTACATATGCAATTGGTGGACTTGTTTTAATAGCACTTGCTTATTTAATATTAAAACTTATTTCGGATTTCACTGGAATAACGGGAATATTAAATTTCCAAATCCAACAAAATCCATAA
- a CDS encoding SpoIID/LytB domain-containing protein, producing the protein MPKFLKFILVVFLFFAVTFSLEEKVRVVKADINSDCQNEDPAQIVAEGKTDQCTQILSGIASSISAANQTNQKNLSSLQSQLNSINSRLSAMSDQLKIYSQTIASKQSDLGFTQTILNQKTVDNYTRLRTNSDPLFLILLSNNAYQAFQQLILEQKVQSADTNSIISYANQINDLKNEQDTLKKSQDALSTVQKQVTSQATFLAGEVAKANAYLASISARQQAFIAAKLASLGISRSAYDLNGGCSSDISPTIKSPGFSPAFAFFSYGVPNRVGLNQYGALGRANAGQNAQTILQAYYNADYTTNYNDGINIHVVGTNEFGQSFDTTWNIDDYLKHLYEMPTNWPAEALKAQAIAARSFALAYTNNGSGSICPSQSCQVVKQELNNDAWQQAVDATKGIVMTNGGNPIKAWFSATHGGFEFTSSDIGWSSTPWTKRLVDASGSVNSFSDLNNNAYDKSSPVFYCDWGSRAENNHTAWLRPSELADIVNSALLAEKDNSTESHLYQIDKPNPEGTDTWSPDQVRSQLQSRGVTPFNNISNISVNVDFSTGRTTSITASGDAGNETVNGDDFKNYFNLRAPANIQIVGPLYNIEHD; encoded by the coding sequence ATGCCCAAATTTTTAAAATTTATTCTTGTTGTTTTTCTTTTCTTTGCCGTAACTTTTTCTTTAGAAGAAAAAGTACGAGTTGTAAAGGCAGATATTAATAGTGATTGTCAAAACGAAGATCCAGCCCAAATTGTTGCTGAAGGAAAAACTGATCAATGCACTCAAATTTTAAGTGGAATTGCCTCAAGTATTTCTGCAGCAAATCAAACTAATCAAAAAAACCTAAGCTCTCTTCAATCCCAATTAAATAGTATAAACTCTCGTCTTTCTGCAATGTCAGATCAATTGAAGATTTATTCTCAAACTATTGCAAGTAAACAAAGTGATTTGGGTTTTACTCAAACAATTCTTAATCAAAAAACTGTTGATAATTACACAAGGTTAAGGACAAATAGTGATCCGCTTTTTTTAATTCTTTTATCAAATAATGCCTATCAGGCTTTTCAGCAATTAATTTTAGAACAAAAGGTTCAAAGCGCAGATACTAATAGTATTATTTCTTACGCAAATCAAATTAATGATTTGAAAAACGAGCAGGATACTCTCAAAAAAAGCCAAGATGCTCTTAGTACAGTTCAAAAACAGGTAACAAGTCAGGCAACATTTTTAGCGGGTGAAGTTGCTAAAGCAAATGCATATCTTGCAAGTATCTCAGCAAGGCAACAAGCTTTTATTGCAGCAAAACTTGCAAGTCTTGGTATTTCTCGAAGTGCATATGATTTGAATGGAGGATGTAGTAGTGATATTTCTCCAACAATTAAATCGCCAGGCTTTAGTCCTGCTTTTGCATTTTTTAGTTATGGAGTTCCAAATCGTGTTGGCCTAAATCAATATGGAGCTTTAGGCCGTGCAAATGCTGGCCAGAATGCTCAAACTATTTTACAAGCTTACTATAATGCCGATTACACAACAAATTATAATGATGGAATTAATATTCATGTTGTCGGTACCAATGAATTTGGCCAAAGTTTTGACACCACTTGGAATATTGATGATTATCTGAAACACCTTTATGAAATGCCGACTAATTGGCCTGCTGAAGCTCTTAAAGCTCAAGCAATAGCGGCAAGAAGTTTTGCGTTAGCTTATACCAATAATGGTTCAGGAAGCATTTGTCCGTCACAATCGTGTCAGGTTGTAAAACAGGAATTAAATAACGATGCCTGGCAGCAAGCAGTTGACGCTACCAAAGGGATTGTTATGACAAATGGAGGAAATCCTATTAAAGCTTGGTTCTCTGCAACTCATGGCGGTTTTGAATTTACATCAAGTGACATCGGTTGGTCGTCAACTCCCTGGACAAAGCGTCTTGTTGACGCAAGCGGAAGTGTAAATAGTTTTTCAGATTTAAATAACAACGCATATGACAAATCTTCTCCTGTTTTTTATTGCGATTGGGGGTCGCGCGCTGAAAACAACCACACAGCCTGGCTTCGTCCATCAGAATTAGCAGACATTGTAAATTCTGCTCTTCTTGCTGAAAAGGACAATAGCACCGAGTCTCATCTTTACCAGATTGATAAACCAAATCCTGAAGGAACTGACACATGGAGTCCTGACCAGGTTAGAAGTCAGCTCCAAAGTAGAGGAGTAACGCCTTTTAATAATATTAGTAATATTTCTGTAAATGTAGATTTTTCAACTGGCCGCACAACAAGCATTACAGCATCAGGTGATGCAGGAAATGAGACTGTAAACGGTGATGATTTCAAAAATTATTTTAATCTTCGTGCCCCTGCAAATATCCAGATTGTTGGCCCTCTTTATAATATAGAGCACGACTGA
- a CDS encoding PH domain-containing protein, producing the protein MPDVFVNAPDTDPVVNPSSGETQKFNINPSNVEDLPNHTHNPLSAYCYFPHGVGFINKEPDEKIILLVRRHVITNLGWITLVIIMLVAPAILNYFPLLGFLPLKFQTLAVLFWYLLTLAIAIQGFLSWFFTVNIVTNLRVIDIDFDNLIYRKVTDAKLDHIEDATVKMGSVIRTLFDYGDVLIQTAAEVPEVEFWAVPHPDKIDKLLSDLRLESHP; encoded by the coding sequence ATGCCAGATGTCTTTGTAAATGCGCCAGATACAGATCCAGTCGTAAACCCATCATCAGGAGAAACTCAAAAATTTAATATTAATCCTAGTAATGTCGAAGACTTGCCAAATCACACCCATAATCCTCTAAGTGCTTATTGTTACTTTCCCCATGGTGTTGGCTTTATAAATAAAGAGCCAGACGAAAAAATTATTCTCTTGGTAAGGCGCCATGTAATTACTAATTTAGGCTGGATAACGCTTGTCATTATAATGCTTGTAGCTCCTGCTATCTTAAATTATTTCCCTTTACTTGGATTTCTTCCTTTAAAATTTCAAACCCTTGCAGTTCTTTTCTGGTATCTTTTAACTCTTGCAATCGCAATTCAAGGTTTTTTAAGTTGGTTTTTTACAGTTAACATTGTCACAAACCTTCGTGTAATTGATATCGATTTTGATAATTTAATCTACAGAAAAGTAACCGATGCCAAGCTTGATCATATTGAAGATGCAACTGTAAAAATGGGCTCTGTTATTAGAACTCTTTTTGATTATGGTGATGTTCTTATTCAAACAGCAGCTGAAGTTCCGGAAGTAGAATTTTGGGCTGTTCCTCACCCGGATAAAATTGATAAACTTTTATCAGACTTAAGATTAGAAAGTCATCCTTAA
- a CDS encoding DUF5657 family protein: protein MPVTTIAIPAAVNIDSILKIFFIIGLSVYSVFALVVVRQIEIMSETVNLTFELPIKILGIVHLIFAVSLLIFAFTL, encoded by the coding sequence ATGCCAGTAACAACCATAGCAATACCAGCAGCAGTAAATATTGATAGTATTTTAAAAATATTTTTCATTATCGGTCTTTCCGTATATTCCGTTTTTGCTCTAGTTGTTGTTCGTCAGATTGAAATCATGAGTGAGACAGTAAATTTAACTTTTGAATTACCAATCAAAATCTTAGGAATTGTTCATTTAATTTTTGCAGTTTCACTGCTCATTTTTGCCTTTACTCTGTGA
- the smpB gene encoding SsrA-binding protein SmpB, with amino-acid sequence MKVENKRAFFNYFIEERIEAGVVLTGGEARAIREGHINLSNAYAKILSNEVYLVNAVVPITGAKNYNQSRSRKLLLKRSEIIALETKMKQKKLTLVPTKVYTKQRLVKVELGLAKAKHEYEKKESLKQKDIERDIEMNLKN; translated from the coding sequence ATGAAAGTTGAAAACAAAAGAGCATTTTTTAATTATTTTATCGAAGAAAGAATCGAAGCCGGAGTTGTACTTACCGGAGGCGAAGCGCGTGCAATTCGCGAAGGACACATAAATTTGAGCAATGCTTATGCCAAAATACTTTCTAATGAAGTTTATTTAGTGAATGCAGTTGTACCTATAACTGGCGCCAAAAATTATAACCAATCAAGAAGCCGTAAATTATTACTGAAGAGAAGCGAAATAATAGCTTTGGAAACAAAAATGAAGCAAAAAAAGCTAACTTTAGTGCCTACAAAAGTTTATACAAAACAAAGATTGGTGAAAGTTGAACTTGGGCTTGCTAAGGCAAAACATGAATATGAAAAGAAGGAAAGCTTGAAACAAAAAGATATTGAACGAGATATTGAAATGAACCTGAAAAATTGA
- a CDS encoding ComF family protein: MDLLDLVFPKTCLNCNKSGKYFCEDCVSKVHILNRFDPATKTFSVFAYDGIIQKGIIKLKYKFAFDLGKELADLTVENFKHSFPQKCVLLPIPLHKSRENWRGFNQSEIVGKLLSEKLNWGFDNNILTRTSQGKTQVGLKSIERVRNIRGKFAVNDEALRAILSAVEGSDPTFIVFDDVATTGSTIQEAIRILKKSGAQKVFGLTIAR; encoded by the coding sequence ATGGATCTTTTAGATCTTGTTTTCCCTAAAACTTGTCTTAATTGTAATAAATCTGGAAAATATTTCTGTGAAGATTGCGTTTCCAAAGTCCATATTTTAAATAGATTTGATCCGGCAACTAAAACTTTTTCAGTTTTTGCCTATGATGGAATAATTCAAAAGGGAATAATAAAACTAAAATATAAATTCGCCTTTGATTTGGGAAAAGAGTTAGCAGATTTGACAGTTGAAAATTTTAAACATTCTTTTCCTCAAAAGTGTGTTTTATTGCCAATTCCATTGCACAAATCCCGTGAGAATTGGCGTGGCTTTAATCAATCAGAAATAGTAGGAAAATTGTTATCAGAGAAGCTAAATTGGGGATTTGATAATAATATTTTAACAAGAACCTCACAAGGCAAAACCCAAGTTGGTTTAAAGTCAATTGAACGGGTACGGAATATTCGCGGAAAATTTGCGGTAAATGACGAGGCTCTGCGAGCCATCCTGAGCGCAGTCGAAGGATCTGATCCAACTTTCATAGTTTTTGATGACGTCGCAACAACCGGCTCAACTATCCAGGAAGCAATAAGAATTTTAAAGAAAAGTGGGGCTCAAAAAGTCTTTGGCTTAACTATTGCAAGATAA
- the dnaG gene encoding DNA primase — translation MPDSQVEEVKSKINIVDIIGEHVKLNKSGSNYKGLCPFHQEKSPSFMVSSDLQIYKCFGCGEGGDVFTFLEKYEGMEFPEALKYLADKVGIKLTNQNNFVSSNKDVLYEINNLSAKFYNFLLTSHPVGKVALNYLKEERKINSDSIKTFNIGFAPHKKNYLSDYLIKKKGYKKEDLQKAGVVFISKGGNIYDRFAGRIIFPISDHRGNVIALAGRQIPPADPNTGKYINSPQTEIYNKSSSLYGLNLTKDFIKKENKAIVVEGEIDLISSFQIDIKNIVAIKGSAFTIDQAKFLGRFTKEIVLCLDSDFAGIKASIRGIKILEDEDFEVNVVTLGIYKDPDEAAKANPEFLKEKINKAIPVWDFIIDSVVNEFDKNTASGKAKISKELTPLMANIKNKIVQEHYIHKLARILDSSDEAVTEEVEKVVPESVAPVSESLNQILPKSLTELREENLISLILKVNPEILKNKEILDLVQTPVLKKLIREFTGNPKDLPQELFEKYGELTLKESSDSDSAIKKEINNLYKLLNLDILKKKYKEESDKEKALLYQKQYKDFESGAFERIIH, via the coding sequence ATGCCAGACTCCCAGGTAGAAGAAGTTAAATCTAAAATTAATATTGTTGATATTATTGGTGAGCATGTAAAGCTTAATAAATCAGGCAGTAATTACAAAGGTCTTTGTCCTTTTCATCAGGAAAAATCTCCTTCGTTTATGGTTTCGTCAGACTTACAAATTTATAAATGTTTCGGCTGTGGTGAAGGAGGAGATGTTTTTACTTTTCTTGAAAAATATGAAGGCATGGAATTTCCCGAAGCTCTCAAATATTTAGCCGACAAGGTTGGTATTAAATTAACTAATCAAAATAATTTTGTTTCATCAAACAAAGATGTCTTGTACGAAATAAATAATTTATCTGCTAAGTTTTATAATTTTTTATTAACTTCTCATCCTGTAGGAAAAGTTGCTTTAAATTATCTTAAAGAAGAGCGAAAAATAAATTCAGATTCTATTAAAACTTTTAATATTGGTTTTGCTCCTCACAAAAAAAATTATTTATCAGATTATCTAATTAAGAAGAAAGGTTATAAAAAAGAAGATTTACAAAAAGCAGGAGTAGTTTTCATTTCAAAGGGAGGTAATATTTATGATCGTTTTGCTGGTCGAATAATCTTTCCAATTAGTGATCACCGCGGAAATGTAATTGCGTTAGCTGGCCGCCAAATCCCTCCAGCCGATCCAAATACAGGTAAATATATTAATTCACCGCAAACAGAAATTTACAATAAGAGTTCAAGTCTCTATGGATTAAATCTCACCAAAGATTTTATCAAAAAAGAAAATAAAGCTATCGTTGTTGAAGGGGAAATAGATTTAATAAGTAGTTTTCAAATTGATATAAAAAATATTGTTGCGATTAAAGGCTCTGCTTTTACAATTGACCAGGCCAAGTTTTTAGGAAGATTCACCAAAGAAATTGTTTTATGTCTTGATAGCGATTTTGCAGGAATTAAAGCTTCGATTCGAGGAATTAAAATTCTTGAAGATGAAGATTTTGAAGTAAATGTTGTGACATTAGGAATTTATAAAGATCCAGATGAGGCAGCAAAAGCGAACCCTGAATTTCTTAAAGAAAAAATAAATAAAGCAATTCCAGTCTGGGATTTTATAATTGATTCAGTTGTTAATGAATTTGATAAAAATACTGCTTCTGGCAAGGCAAAAATAAGTAAAGAGCTAACTCCGTTAATGGCAAATATTAAAAATAAAATTGTCCAGGAACATTATATCCACAAATTAGCTCGCATCTTGGATTCTTCAGATGAAGCAGTCACAGAAGAAGTGGAAAAAGTTGTTCCAGAGAGTGTTGCGCCAGTTTCCGAATCATTAAATCAAATTCTCCCCAAATCTCTTACAGAATTAAGAGAAGAAAACTTAATCAGTCTTATCTTAAAAGTAAACCCGGAAATTTTAAAAAATAAAGAGATTCTTGATCTTGTTCAAACTCCTGTCTTAAAAAAATTAATTAGAGAGTTTACGGGCAATCCAAAAGATTTGCCACAAGAATTATTTGAAAAATATGGAGAGCTAACTTTAAAAGAGAGTTCTGACAGCGATTCTGCAATCAAAAAAGAAATAAATAATTTATATAAGCTTTTAAATCTGGATATCTTAAAAAAGAAATACAAAGAAGAATCTGATAAAGAAAAAGCGTTACTTTATCAAAAACAATACAAAGACTTTGAATCCGGAGCTTTTGAGCGTATAATACATTAG
- the rpoD gene encoding RNA polymerase sigma factor RpoD, translating to MLRKTTLDLIKKAKDQGFITQDEILESFPDAEKHLDELDNLYALLLEEGIDVFESVAPEEGEEEESLDLEKEIQLLSKIDGSESTDPVRQYLREIGKYPLLEAEDEIELAKRFEKADKKAKDKLTESNLRLVVSIAKKYIGRGLSLLDLIQEGNQGLIRAVEKYDWRRGFKFSTYATWWIRQAITRAIADQARTIRIPVHMVETINKIYRTSQRLMQQLGREPTPEEIGEELDLTGDRVREIFKLSQETTSLQTPVGEDEESILGDFIEDESQMSPVDAASRELLKDHLRNVLGNLQEREAKVLALRFGINLDGEGEEGEAKTLEEVGKIFGVTRERIRQIEAKALRKLRHPSKRINLRDYLN from the coding sequence ATGCTCAGAAAAACCACTCTTGATTTAATTAAAAAGGCCAAAGATCAGGGCTTTATTACCCAGGATGAAATCTTGGAAAGCTTTCCAGACGCAGAAAAACATTTAGATGAATTAGATAATTTGTATGCTTTACTTCTTGAAGAAGGAATTGATGTCTTTGAGTCAGTTGCTCCTGAAGAAGGCGAAGAAGAAGAAAGTTTAGATCTAGAAAAAGAAATTCAGTTACTTTCAAAAATTGACGGTTCAGAATCAACTGATCCAGTAAGACAATATTTAAGAGAAATTGGTAAATATCCTTTGCTTGAAGCAGAAGACGAAATAGAGCTCGCCAAAAGGTTTGAAAAAGCTGATAAAAAAGCCAAAGACAAGCTTACAGAAAGCAATCTTCGTTTGGTTGTCTCAATTGCAAAAAAATATATCGGTCGCGGATTGTCTTTGCTTGATTTAATTCAGGAAGGTAATCAGGGTTTAATCAGAGCGGTTGAAAAATATGATTGGAGAAGAGGATTTAAGTTTAGTACTTATGCAACTTGGTGGATCAGGCAGGCAATAACCAGAGCAATTGCAGATCAAGCTCGTACTATTCGTATTCCAGTCCACATGGTCGAAACGATAAATAAAATTTATCGAACCTCTCAACGATTAATGCAACAATTAGGAAGAGAGCCAACTCCTGAAGAAATTGGAGAAGAATTAGATTTAACAGGCGACAGAGTTAGAGAAATTTTCAAATTATCCCAAGAAACTACATCTCTTCAGACTCCTGTCGGAGAAGATGAAGAATCAATCTTAGGCGACTTTATTGAAGATGAATCTCAAATGTCTCCAGTTGACGCAGCTTCCCGCGAATTGTTAAAAGATCATTTGCGAAATGTTTTGGGAAATCTTCAAGAACGAGAAGCCAAAGTTTTGGCTCTTCGTTTTGGAATTAATCTTGACGGTGAAGGCGAAGAGGGAGAAGCAAAAACCCTTGAAGAAGTTGGTAAAATTTTCGGCGTCACAAGAGAAAGAATCAGGCAAATTGAAGCTAAAGCATTAAGAAAACTCCGCCATCCAAGCAAGAGAATTAACCTTAGAGATTATCTAAATTAG
- a CDS encoding recombinase family protein, translated as MNNKLKYIRYSRKSSEAKEKQALSISDQNLECENYALREHLNVVLKLEESHSAYKPSNRPEFDKMVKLIEAGEIDAILTWHANRLCRNPKEGGMLLQLLQDGVLKEIRTTAGDIYTSESDQLILQIHFGIANQYSRDISRNVRRSLLHKSERGEFPRQAILGYEGEGVRGKRNMVPHSFEAPLIKEAYELVAYKACSLGYLSEYFHKKGLTTKRGKKISKSHWYAILTNPAYYGYFYYREEIYKGIYTPIVSKTLYDAVQTALSGRSRPKTKIWNATYNGIFKCKNCGCFITTTFKTKNYKRTQRTVDYVYMHCTHRKGSCTQKPITLKSFEKQLLDRISKISIDEEVWSLGIKLLKAKHSHEIEQNTSQRLQYQTKYNAYQDRLNRLISMRSEEEITKQEFITQKELLLGEQARVKSLLNDTESSEHTWLELAEDFLNTAFYARDLITSGKPDEKRNLIMTVGENFFLEDERLDFSFKKPYDILLIPDCRTNMLPR; from the coding sequence ATGAATAATAAGCTAAAATATATAAGATATTCGCGAAAATCATCTGAAGCGAAAGAAAAACAAGCTCTTTCGATTTCAGATCAGAACTTGGAATGCGAAAATTACGCGCTACGAGAGCATTTGAATGTTGTATTAAAGCTAGAAGAGAGTCATTCTGCTTATAAGCCAAGTAATCGACCAGAGTTCGATAAAATGGTTAAATTGATTGAAGCTGGTGAGATTGATGCAATTTTAACTTGGCATGCAAATAGATTGTGTCGTAACCCGAAAGAGGGTGGAATGTTACTTCAACTGCTACAAGATGGGGTTTTGAAAGAGATAAGAACAACTGCTGGCGATATTTATACTTCTGAAAGCGATCAGCTTATATTGCAGATTCACTTTGGAATCGCTAATCAATATTCAAGGGATATAAGCAGAAATGTTAGAAGAAGTCTGTTGCACAAAAGTGAACGCGGTGAATTTCCGAGACAAGCAATTTTGGGTTATGAAGGAGAAGGTGTGCGTGGAAAAAGAAATATGGTTCCCCACTCTTTTGAAGCGCCTTTAATAAAAGAGGCTTATGAATTGGTTGCTTATAAAGCGTGTTCTCTTGGATATTTATCGGAATACTTTCATAAAAAAGGGCTTACCACTAAACGAGGGAAGAAAATCAGCAAAAGTCATTGGTATGCGATATTAACAAATCCTGCTTATTACGGTTATTTTTATTACAGGGAAGAGATTTACAAAGGTATTTATACCCCGATCGTATCTAAAACGCTTTATGACGCAGTACAAACAGCCTTGAGCGGTCGGTCGAGACCGAAGACTAAGATTTGGAATGCTACTTATAACGGAATTTTTAAGTGTAAAAATTGTGGTTGTTTTATTACTACGACTTTCAAGACAAAAAATTACAAAAGGACTCAAAGAACAGTCGATTATGTTTATATGCACTGTACACACAGAAAAGGAAGTTGTACTCAAAAACCTATTACCCTCAAGAGCTTTGAAAAACAGCTTTTAGATCGAATCTCAAAAATATCCATAGACGAAGAGGTGTGGTCTCTTGGAATTAAATTACTCAAAGCCAAACATAGTCACGAAATCGAACAAAATACCAGCCAAAGATTGCAATATCAAACAAAATATAATGCGTACCAGGACAGACTTAACCGGTTAATAAGCATGAGATCAGAAGAAGAAATTACAAAACAAGAATTTATAACACAAAAAGAGCTTTTGTTAGGAGAACAAGCACGAGTCAAAAGCTTACTAAATGACACTGAAAGTTCAGAACATACTTGGTTAGAACTTGCTGAAGATTTCTTAAATACTGCTTTTTACGCACGAGACTTGATAACAAGTGGAAAACCAGACGAAAAACGGAATTTGATTATGACTGTGGGTGAGAACTTCTTTTTGGAAGATGAAAGGCTTGATTTTAGCTTCAAAAAACCTTATGACATACTACTCATCCCTGACTGCCGTACTAACATGCTCCCCCGGTAG
- a CDS encoding SHOCT domain-containing protein, producing the protein MKNSVPIYENNYMGFWIKVYPTRVEFKSGPGMETVAINQIASVQLGMFMYMQIIIETTGGRKYKIPCGDKEGVRNAIYAAQDAFNDKKDNGGNTMSVADEITKLNELKEKGIITQKEFDTKKKKLLDS; encoded by the coding sequence ATGAAAAACAGTGTTCCTATTTACGAAAATAATTATATGGGTTTTTGGATAAAGGTTTATCCGACAAGAGTGGAATTTAAGAGTGGACCAGGCATGGAAACAGTCGCAATAAACCAAATAGCAAGTGTGCAACTTGGAATGTTCATGTATATGCAGATAATTATTGAAACGACAGGTGGGCGAAAATACAAAATTCCTTGTGGAGACAAAGAAGGAGTAAGAAATGCAATTTATGCGGCTCAAGACGCTTTCAACGATAAGAAGGATAATGGCGGAAATACTATGAGTGTTGCTGATGAAATAACTAAGTTAAACGAATTAAAAGAAAAAGGCATTATTACTCAAAAAGAATTTGATACTAAAAAAAAGAAATTACTCGATTCATAA
- a CDS encoding helix-turn-helix transcriptional regulator, with translation MSDIRIIFGKHLRKLREERDLTQEELGDRAGLHFTYIGQIERGIRNPSLINLHKLAKALKITGGKLMPF, from the coding sequence ATGTCAGACATAAGGATAATTTTTGGAAAGCATTTAAGAAAACTTCGAGAAGAAAGAGATTTAACTCAAGAAGAGTTGGGGGATCGAGCAGGTTTACATTTTACCTATATAGGGCAAATCGAGCGGGGAATAAGAAACCCATCACTTATAAATTTACATAAACTAGCGAAAGCATTGAAAATTACAGGTGGAAAATTGATGCCATTTTAG
- a CDS encoding AAA family ATPase, whose product MKIKRIIIENYRSIKKTEVSFSDLLALVGPNNVGKSNIIKALSIILGKSYPTYTNLEIGDYHRNNTKLPVKIILTLDQLSEDDLKFFRSKARGYLRVRGSEPVRGNYSTKLNVCLELPYGEPGKFYYLGDDLEPLRYSVGGNEIVVKNDARELFPQLILIPGQRDADKYFSDSQKYDWGKLLNKLRSNANKNIDIKSILEELTIKVAGSSDFVNLNEEIRKQILEFLTDDYTSTHISLLPVNPGDIMKTVHLNLDDGFLSELNTKGDGIKSLAVIALVLLVAKQENNLVICLEEPELFLHPLALYVLNTAMQNRSKTNQVVFSSHSPFLVNVTRPKNIARVFRKNGETDVVQLPEESHWLTPAGENKIERDIDAQRNLLFFANSVILVEGPTEYLSLPTFANKLNVDLSKKGVVLVEVNGKPNIKNYSDYLTSFKIPHVVVYDVDDPGSGLNETINLIQAPKFPMDVDFEAVLVKDIGLQKTDVLLNQAYGISYTNYKNHPRIINKSLEEKVRHFLIKSKPFAAKYLAETIAKEEVPTTIKNIINKSVDIANE is encoded by the coding sequence ATGAAGATTAAAAGAATAATTATAGAAAATTATAGAAGTATAAAGAAAACAGAAGTCAGCTTCAGTGATTTATTAGCCTTAGTTGGTCCCAATAACGTTGGTAAGTCAAATATTATAAAAGCTTTATCTATAATACTAGGCAAATCGTACCCTACTTATACAAACCTAGAAATTGGCGATTACCACAGAAACAATACCAAATTACCAGTTAAGATTATATTAACACTCGATCAGTTATCAGAAGACGACTTAAAATTTTTTAGATCAAAGGCAAGAGGCTATCTACGTGTCAGGGGATCAGAGCCTGTTAGAGGAAATTATTCAACAAAGCTTAATGTCTGCCTTGAGTTGCCTTATGGTGAACCTGGTAAATTTTATTATCTAGGTGACGATCTTGAACCATTAAGATATTCAGTAGGCGGAAATGAGATAGTTGTTAAAAACGACGCAAGAGAACTGTTCCCGCAGTTAATACTTATACCAGGACAGAGAGATGCAGATAAATACTTTTCTGATTCTCAAAAATACGATTGGGGAAAACTATTAAATAAACTAAGATCAAATGCGAATAAGAATATAGATATAAAATCTATCCTTGAAGAGCTAACAATAAAAGTTGCTGGAAGTAGCGACTTTGTAAATCTTAACGAAGAAATAAGAAAACAAATCTTAGAATTTTTAACAGACGATTACACATCAACTCATATATCATTATTGCCTGTAAATCCAGGAGATATAATGAAAACTGTTCATCTAAACCTCGATGATGGATTTTTAAGTGAACTAAACACAAAAGGTGACGGAATAAAAAGTTTGGCAGTAATAGCGCTGGTATTACTGGTTGCTAAACAGGAAAATAATCTAGTAATTTGTCTCGAAGAACCAGAGTTGTTTTTACATCCGCTGGCATTATACGTACTTAATACAGCAATGCAAAATCGCAGTAAAACTAACCAAGTGGTTTTTTCCTCTCATTCTCCATTTCTAGTGAACGTAACAAGACCTAAAAACATAGCACGGGTGTTTAGAAAAAATGGCGAAACCGACGTTGTCCAGCTCCCCGAAGAATCTCACTGGTTAACTCCCGCAGGGGAAAATAAAATTGAACGCGATATTGATGCTCAAAGAAACCTTCTTTTTTTTGCCAACTCTGTAATTTTAGTGGAAGGACCAACAGAGTATCTATCACTTCCCACCTTTGCTAATAAGTTGAACGTAGACTTATCTAAAAAGGGAGTAGTTTTGGTTGAAGTAAACGGTAAACCAAATATAAAAAACTATTCAGACTATCTTACAAGTTTCAAAATTCCACATGTTGTGGTCTATGACGTCGACGATCCCGGTTCTGGGTTAAATGAAACAATAAACTTGATACAAGCGCCAAAGTTTCCAATGGATGTAGATTTTGAAGCAGTTCTTGTAAAAGACATTGGATTACAAAAGACAGATGTTTTACTGAACCAAGCTTATGGCATCAGCTACACAAATTATAAAAACCACCCCAGAATTATAAATAAGAGTTTGGAGGAAAAAGTTAGGCATTTCTTAATAAAATCAAAGCCTTTTGCGGCTAAATACTTAGCAGAAACAATCGCGAAAGAAGAAGTTCCAACTACCATCAAAAACATTATTAACAAATCAGTGGATATAGCTAACGAATAA